The Diospyros lotus cultivar Yz01 chromosome 11, ASM1463336v1, whole genome shotgun sequence region gaaagaaaaataatagagaaagagagagagaaaaataccaaaaaatttctagaaaaatcctataggctgggtttagtagtttgtgtaAAGATTTGTGATAGAAGAAGTTCTTGGATGCGCAAATCGAGACTTCGtcgcaatataaaagaataccgaatcgctccgcaagaaggtgagttatcttcaaaaatttcttgaaaattttcaaaaatatgagaatgatattttagaatttttgatgaccaaattggaagaaaaatgcatgattggtatttattataaatttttgaggcaatagatacttgaaaatcaaagagaaaataaaaaataaatagaatatggattctgaaaattatgaggaaatttatggggcttagaaatattgttttaggaattattgtgaagagaaattgagaaaattttatgagaagctatttatttcataatttggaggaaataatagaagaaaatgggagaaattagaaaaattagagaaaattataaatctgattttcttaagtaattatgatgcccaggatacgtcaaggttcataattgagtatgattggaagtctgacgcgaattttgaggcaaaattatgttaggggcaaaattatcttcttACAAGGTAAATGGTACTattcaactggatttagtttatgaaaatggcttgtaagtggttctaccaaaacctgattttatgtaaatattttcatcatgttgtcatgccttgatgtgagtatgtcatgtagattacatttatatgtttgatttatgaaatatgcatatgagcataatgagattcacggtcatacattacatgggtttgggattaggtactggcttcGTTACTTtgctaagggtgcacccatacacctcggtctggcaaggagactggaaaaatggtgggtaatcttaaggtgcagttgacccaaacataagagttatgatgttatgtgcattgcatacatacatgagcattaaatgttttgtatccttacttagatgattcatcatctaacctgggttttgcccctgaaacattcaaacgttccagatgaagatagtagcagaaacgatgatgaatgagacatgtaatggcacttagcaaagtgcatgatgagttgtatgatcagttgaacgtatgttatgttgcttatgtatttaaattttgctATTTCGAATTCTaaatgtttgagaaatgatgatgtaaaaccctatttaggattaatgttagttgagaacttatgattaagtcatgttgagaaatttgtgttCTCGTGATGTAAGAgctgattttttattaatgttatgatattaggttcgattctagcttccgcatttaatgtttatgataattctccttggagataaatgaatggaaattttgggatgtataagagcaatgatatgatttagtcttagttttagtagtatatataaaaaaaattattccagaATTGTCCTGAATTATAACGCGCtcgaaaaatggggcgttacaagtTGGGTTCTTTAGTATTAGGATTTGAGAATTAAATTTTGTAAGCTTATTCTTTAGATTTGTGTTGTATGAAATGACATATGTCATTTGTAGGAAATCACGTGTCATCTCCTTGTTTGTCGATAAGGACACACAGAAAGATGAGATTGGTTGATCTTCCTAAAtaacttaattatttcacttcTTTAGGTATTCCCTTATAaatagttaataatttattttataaaattatcaattattttgtttgttctttCTAGCCTAGATGATTGTGAAACAAGGAGATTTTGGTAATGCTGGAGCTGGTTCTGGTGATCGGAGTAAGGGGTGGCAGCACCTGCAAACACTTCGATGGTAAAGTGAGTAAGAGATTTAATTGGCAGAGTGTTAAGGGGTCTAAAAAGAACATACATTGGCCTATGAGCAAGCTGGTTTATACTGGGGGAAAAAGGGTTCCTTAACATGCAAGCAGGCCTTGGGGTGTTGCAATGAGATGGGACGAAGATATCTGGCGCCAGCGAGACTCTCTAATGAAGGTGTGGTATCAATAGAATCTTCATTAAATACTGCATTAAATGTCGATGGAACCTGTAGTGAACGCAAGAGTGTTGTAGGTacaaagatgatgatgatcactGCTAGCAAGTATGGGACCGAGAAGATTGGGTTGGAAGGCCAATAGAGGTCTTAGGCCTCCATCGATCCAAGCTTGATTGAGCCAATACAatccattttcaaaattataaacacttttttacccaaaataaaaatattttataattttaaaaggtgtttttaattttctaaaaatcgaTAATCAAAACCTCTTTGATTTGCATATAAGGGTTTTTTGACCCTTCAATTTGTAGAAGGGTTTTCTTAAACTTAAACGAGAGAGAAAGGATTTTACCATATTAACAATGTAAAGGTGCATCTCTTGTTCTGTCTCTCATCTTCAAACCTAGGTCTGAGTCTTCTAAGTGCATCTCAAACTAGATTTGGGTTGGTTTGAGAtgtgttctttctctctctctcacacacacacgtgtacGCGCACGCACACACCCACCTTTGAACTTAGAGATTTAGGCTTGAGATACATATCAATTTGTGATCGAACTCAAATGATGTTCACCtacatttgattattttttgggCTTAGTCACAAAGTCATATGTAACATGATCTAGGTTCGACTCTGAACACACACGGGTTTTTTGGGTTCGATTCGAATGTAAACACCTTGTGGTTTTGGTAATTGACAATTTGTGGTTTTGGTGATCAGgaataatttgttatttttttaaataaaaagaaagtgaaaagaacgtgaaagataaaataattatttaataaaataagaatttatttttagataagatgacattttgtaattttttcaaatagGGAAGGGTGTTATATAATGTATTCTAAGGGTAAGGCCCGCTGGCTCGTCCTGCCCCATTATCTACTCCACAGAAATTGATACAGAAGCAACGAACAAATATTGAGATGACCAAAATAACCATCAAATATCCCTTCGAAttcatttatctttccaagcgtTCTCTACTTGAATACCTCGTTCAGTTCCACAGCAATGGCGGCCCTGGAGGCAGCACCAGCATACTCCATTTTCTCTTCCCACTCTCCCTCCTTTTCTAAATTCCCACCATGCCCAAAATCTTCGCCGTCTGCAAGGCTCCACATTTCCGCTTCCAAGCCTAGTTTTTCCGTCAAATTCCTTCCTTTCCCCCTTCCTCTTCTCTCCATCAACCCATCCAGAAAATTAGCAGGCTTTGAAGTTTTCTCAATGGTGGAGGACATTGCAGTGGAAGAGAATCCAGAGAAAACGACCCAATCCCCAAATCAGAGGAGAAAGCTGTTCGTGCTCAATTTGCCGTGGTCTTTCACGGTTGATGATATCAAAAACCTATTCGGTGAATGCGGAACCGTTGCAGATGTTGAGGTtcttcctccctctctctctctctctatatatatatatataaatgtgtgtttatgtTTATGTAAGTAAAgatgtatttttatgttgaTTTTGAATGTTGGGCTTTTGATTCGAAGTGTAAATATTAGATTATCAAGCACAAGGATGGCAAGAACAGGGGGTTTGCATTCGTCACGATGTCTAATGGTGAAGAAGCTCAGGCCATCATAGATAAATTCGACGCTCATGTGAGTTGGTTTTCACTGGAATTTCTCATTTTAACTTTCTGGGCATTTTTTCCCCCTTTggtttattatataaaaaaatggattttctctttaaatcctAAAACCGTAGTTGCATCTGTTAAAACTAACTAAACCAACTTGTTGGTTAGTAGATGAAGTTATTAGCATAAAATTGTTATAACTATATAGCAGTTAGTAGGCCGGCCTTAATATAAATATGCAGTGTGAGTGTACATACATTCTTCTTGaggaataataatatttcttctTCCAGCTGTTCTgtatatttttcttgtgaaatttCTCATGGGATGCCCTAGTGTCCTGGAAAACAAAGAAACAACCTACTGTTTCGCGCTCTTCAGCAGAGGCAGAGTATCGAAGTATGGGTACCACTGTTTGTGAGCTTCTTTGGCTTTCTTATCTGCTACAAGACTTCCATATTTCGATATCTGGACCTATTCCTCTTCATTGTGATAACCAGGCTGCCATTCACATCAAGGAAAATCCCGTATTCCATGAACGGACTAAACATTTGGACATCGATTGTCATATTGTATGTGATCAGTACAAGCGGGGGTTTATTACACCTGTTCATGTGTCTTCTTCAAGTCAAATTGCAGATGTCCTCACTAAACCTCTCAGCTCCGCTCAACACTGGAGTCTTATTTCCAAGTTGGGACTGTTGAATTCTCAACTGTCTCCAACTTGCGGGGGGTGTGTTAAAACTAACTAAACCAACTTGTTGGTTAGTAGATGTAGTTATTAGCATAAAATTGTTATAACTATATAGCAGTTAGTAGGCAGGCCTTAATATAAATATGCAGTGTGAGTGTACATACATTCTTCTTGaggaataataatatttcttctTCCAGCTGTTCTgtatatttttcttgtgaaatttCTCAGCATCTTAGAACTTTTGTTAGTCATTGTGCTAAGATTGctccttttcttcttatttgaATTGTCTTGCCTTGTGGTAGTTGTTGATATTATGGGTACGCCTATGGTTTGCTAACTGTTAGTATTACGTTGTTCCTCCATTTGAGCCGTGGAAACAACCTCTTGTAAAAGATGTTTGCTCACCAAAAAAATAAGGGAAGGATGAATAGAAATACAATCCTCCCCTAGTCCCTCGACTCTTGTAATGGGTGGAAGAATCTCATGCATTGAGACGTCCTTTTTACATTTGTTATGATCAAAGGCCTTGTGCTTTGGCTAGTGGTTAGAGATAATTTATAAATAGGGCACCGGCAACCCTTCATCCAATCATGAGATAAAGAGAAGCAGTCACGCACTGAAGTCTCCTTGAATGTAGCAAGCCCAAACAAGGTAGTGAATATCTCACAAAGCATCCTATGCCCGCACCCTTTAACAAGCTAGAACCTAAGCATTACTAACTTCAAAATGAATGAGATTGAAAAAGCTCCCTAGGTCCTTTGACGACTACCCTTTCCTGGAACACTCATATTTgttctaaataaatattttccaaGCAACTTGCTCTCATCCTAAACCTCCAAAGCCACTCACCACGGTACCTAATTAAACAACACCAATCGTTTAATACCaagacacccccccccccccccccccacacacacacacacatatttgttctaaataaatattttccaaGTAACTTGCTCTCATCCTAAACCTCCAAAGCCACTCACCACGGTGCCTAATTAAACAACACCAATCATTTAATACcaagacccccccccccccccccccccccccaaggtAAACAAACCTTATGCCAACTAACTAgatgatatttgaattttttacctATATAATACCAAAGAGAAATGTGTTGCAAATCCTCCAATCTTTTAGCTACATGTTAGAAatgttagggttttttttttcttctgtgtTTTTTTAATGGTGCCCCCTCCCCCCTTCCTGTTTTCCTCTTTTTTGTCTTTCATAAAAGCTATCAGTTTTCTTCAAGCTTAAATGTAGCCAAACAGCCAGTAACCACACAAGTTATCCTGGATCTTTTGTGAAACTTAATAAAACATGCATATGCATAAATCTGTTTCAACTCATGCCTATGAACACCTTGCCCACTTTGTTCTGTGCTTTCCATTCTTGATGGCTTGACCTAGGAGTTCTATGGTTATTGCACTATTGTTTTGTTTCCTCAAGATAATTTTGCTTTGAAATTAAATGCCTTTTGTTAAACGAATTTGCTAATTAGTTGTTTCATAGATTTTTTCTCCATCTCTTGCTGCCATTCTTGGTTACAGTTTGTAAAGTGTCATTTTCTAGCATGTTCAATGTTCCAGAACATCTATTGAATTAAAGGTTTTGCTGGTGCAGGAATTATCGGGTAGGATTATTAGGGTTGAGTTTGCAAAGAGGTTAAAGAAACCATCACGTCCTCCGCCTGCAGTTCCCCCAGCTGGAGAAACACGTCATAAGCTGTATGTGTCTAATCTTGCATGGAAAGTGAGGTCCAGCCATCTGAGAGAATTTTTCTCTACCAATTTTAATCCAGTTTCAGTTAGAGTTGTCTTCGAAAGCCCTTCAGGAAGATCTGCTGGGTATGGGTTTGTCTCATTTGCCACCAAGGAGGAAGCAGAGTCTGCAATTTCTGTTTTGGATGGGAAGGTATTCTTGTAAGATCAATCTTGTGGCATGCTTTCCTGCAAGGCAATTATCTCCCGTTGTGCATAAGAATGTTCCATTAATTATGATATGTGATAAAATACTCTTACAGAACATAGTTATTAGGTTCCCCCTACCCTCCCGGGACCATGATCCAGTTCCCGCGCCCTGGAACGTGGTGCTTTGTCGTCTTGGAACACCATCGAACATGTTCCATTTTGTCTAGATTGAAGACCCAGACTAAAGAGAATGGAAGAGAGAGATGTCACAATGATGGGTCTCTTGTTGCTTGGAGCTGTGGTGTCATCCGAATTGAACAATAAATATCGAAAGAGGAGAAAGAGATGTTGgtaggagaagagagaaaggggtgtgggggaaagagaagaaaaagggagaATAATGGTctgaaggagaaaagaaatgaggggaaaaaagaagaaagggaggagGGAAAATGGAAGGTGGCTATTGAAAGAGGGAGTTTTTACGCTCCCCATCAGGCTTTTGGTCATTCTAGGGCAGCCTCTTTGGTTGGCCTTAAATATGTTGGGCTTTACACTTAGTAATAAtggaaaattcataaaatttatttagtggaACAATATAACTTATTATATTAAGTTATTGATACGAATAGGAGAGGACTCAAGAAAAACACCAAAACCAAGTTCAACcacaaaaaatctgaaaaatactTTTAGAAACCGGAAGCATGCACAAGCACACACTCAAAATGTAAACATAAACTGAAAGAATAAAGAATAAAGAAGGGGGCCAAGGATTTATCATGGTTCACCCCAAATTGGGGCTATGTCTACGTTGAGCTCCAGTGAGAAGAGCCTACTGTACTATATGAAAACAGAGATTACACCCTCAAAGACGGCTCACAAACACTCTCCGTACATCACTGGTTTGCTAACAAAATTGACCCAATAATTACAAATACAAATTAGAGGCTAAGTCCTATCGAAccaaagaacaaaaaaagataGCATTTACAGAGCAAACGAAGAAACCCCCAAAACCCTTGGCCGATCGAGACACCCTCGctcttttccccatttttctcATCTAATGCTTCAAATCCCAATGCGAGTGATAAATAGCAATTATAGACGACTGGGATAGAGCTTCATAAAGGTAAGATGAATGGTCAAGATTTGATCGTGCAACACGATCAATATTCCAACGGAAAGGTAACCAGGTGCCTTGTGGAGAAAGGGGATGGTTGTCGCATGTGGCCATCCTGTAGGCGCCACATGGCAGCCTGCAGTTTCCACATGTGGCCATCCTATCCCCTAGTCCAAACGGCATCGTTTGATGCTTTAACAAAATAACAGTTATTataatggaaataaagaaagataaattagaaataaaataagaaagacaagtcaactcccccccccccccccccccccacacacacacacacaagcacaataGCTAACTTTTACTTTAAATGAAAGATctcattaattatattaatactCTTGGATTATGGCTCCTAATGGCTATAATGCATTATTATTGTTTACTTTGCATCAGATCAGCGACAGAGGCTATGATCCTCTTAATCTTCCTAATGCAGGAATTAATGGACCGACCAGTTCGATTGAAGTTCAGTGAAAAGAATATTCAGGACTCTACAGATGGAAAGGAACAGGAAGGCACTTCAGACGAACCTCAACAGGCATGATCAATATACAATTAGAGATTATCTGGTTGCCTCATTTTCCAGTATTAAGAAGGCCAAATGACACTTCCAACTGAAATTTTCATGTCTTCTGCACATGGAAGTAATCAAA contains the following coding sequences:
- the LOC127813695 gene encoding 28 kDa ribonucleoprotein, chloroplastic isoform X1 → MAALEAAPAYSIFSSHSPSFSKFPPCPKSSPSARLHISASKPSFSVKFLPFPLPLLSINPSRKLAGFEVFSMVEDIAVEENPEKTTQSPNQRRKLFVLNLPWSFTVDDIKNLFGECGTVADVEIIKHKDGKNRGFAFVTMSNGEEAQAIIDKFDAHELSGRIIRVEFAKRLKKPSRPPPAVPPAGETRHKLYVSNLAWKVRSSHLREFFSTNFNPVSVRVVFESPSGRSAGYGFVSFATKEEAESAISVLDGKELMDRPVRLKFSEKNIQDSTDGKEQEGTSDEPQQI
- the LOC127813695 gene encoding 28 kDa ribonucleoprotein, chloroplastic isoform X2; translated protein: MAALEAAPAYSIFSSHSPSFSKFPPCPKSSPSARLHISASKPSFSVKFLPFPLPLLSINPSRKLAGFEVFSMVEDIAVEENPEKTTQSPNQRRKLFVLNLPWSFTVDDIKNLFGECGTVADVEIIKHKDGKNRGFAFVTMSNGEEAQAIIDKFDAHELSGRIIRVEFAKRLKKPSRPPPAVPPAGETRHKLYVSNLAWKVRSSHLREFFSTNFNPVSVRVVFESPSGRSAGYGFVSFATKEEAESAISVLDGKISDRGYDPLNLPNAGINGPTSSIEVQ